From the genome of bacterium, one region includes:
- a CDS encoding NAD(P)-binding domain-containing protein: protein MKKNRKQTIGFIGLGRMGAAFSKNLIADGFLVAGTDPVPAAMARLRRMGGVPLPTPREVAEAADVLFISLPNSKISLKTARGKDGFLAFAKGKAPGIILDTTTADPSDTKRLAALCKAKRVP, encoded by the coding sequence ATGAAAAAGAACCGGAAGCAGACGATTGGCTTCATCGGCCTCGGAAGGATGGGGGCCGCCTTTTCGAAAAACCTGATCGCGGACGGCTTCCTTGTCGCAGGCACCGATCCGGTTCCGGCCGCCATGGCGCGCCTGCGCCGGATGGGCGGTGTCCCGCTCCCCACCCCGCGGGAGGTGGCCGAGGCGGCGGACGTGCTGTTCATCTCGCTGCCCAACTCGAAAATCTCCCTGAAGACCGCGCGCGGGAAGGACGGGTTTCTCGCCTTCGCCAAGGGAAAGGCGCCCGGGATCATCCTGGACACGACGACGGCCGATCCCTCGGACACGAAGCGCCTTGCCGCGCTCTGCAAGGCAAAGCGGGTTCCC